One Eubacteriales bacterium mix99 genomic window carries:
- a CDS encoding HD-GYP domain-containing protein: MNYSNFTISIFTAGVLYDTWIKTYPVFINPILNIVLIFLYLTVVFLLNSTIMALYTSLMRKKAFQKTWTSETLWAYPNFIAIAPLGYFLSVLYRIPNGSLYVLLLLGPLLLARHSFKLYLDSREQYYKTIRTLTAAIEAKDKYTESHSKRVEYYAGRIARKLRVSSGEAESIRTAALLHDIGKIGIRDSVLSKPDRLSDEELAMIRQHPGIGIKILEEVTFPGHVKDAILHHHERYDGDGYPDNLKGDQVSRDAYILAAADAYDAMTSDRPYRKAMSRDAAIENIRKEKGAQFHPDIADALISVLEEEGAVDSEKRKDGKERKKQKGKDT; the protein is encoded by the coding sequence ATGAATTACTCGAATTTTACGATATCCATATTTACTGCCGGGGTTCTCTATGACACATGGATCAAAACATACCCCGTATTTATCAATCCCATCCTGAACATCGTTCTGATCTTTCTCTATCTGACCGTGGTTTTTTTGCTGAACTCCACCATCATGGCACTCTATACATCCCTTATGCGGAAAAAAGCATTTCAGAAAACCTGGACCAGTGAGACATTGTGGGCTTATCCCAATTTTATAGCCATCGCTCCCCTCGGCTACTTTCTCTCCGTTCTGTACCGGATCCCAAACGGTTCCCTCTATGTTCTTCTGCTTCTTGGCCCGCTTTTGCTGGCCCGTCATTCCTTCAAGCTGTACCTGGATTCCAGGGAGCAGTATTACAAGACCATCCGGACGCTTACTGCGGCCATCGAAGCAAAGGATAAGTATACGGAAAGCCATTCCAAACGGGTGGAATACTACGCGGGGCGCATTGCCCGGAAACTGCGGGTTTCGTCCGGAGAAGCCGAATCCATCCGTACGGCTGCCTTGCTGCACGACATAGGCAAAATAGGGATCAGGGACTCGGTCCTTTCCAAACCAGACCGGCTTTCCGATGAGGAATTGGCAATGATCCGGCAGCATCCCGGCATAGGAATAAAGATCCTGGAAGAGGTCACTTTCCCGGGACATGTAAAGGACGCCATTCTCCACCATCATGAAAGATACGACGGTGACGGATACCCGGATAATCTGAAAGGGGATCAGGTCTCCAGGGATGCTTACATTCTGGCCGCAGCGGATGCCTATGATGCCATGACTTCGGACCGGCCTTATCGGAAAGCGATGTCCAGGGATGCCGCCATTGAAAACATCAGAAAGGAAAAGGGTGCCCAATTTCATCCCGATATAGCCGATGCCCTGATCTCCGTCCTGGAAGAAGAAGGTGCAGTCGATAGCGAAAAAAGGAAAGACGGGAAAGAGAGAAAAAAGCAGAAAGGAAAAGATACGTAA
- a CDS encoding DUF5317 family protein translates to MILLILLFVAAVGIGLIRGGRISNLTHIKIRRPWLIFLSVLVEYILIYLMRNTSRITQPLACLFLFLQYLLLFLFLWENRMLSYIWLIGMGSFLNFLVILVNKGSMPLSKAAMTVDANSRNMQYLANGKYLTYHILNSNSKLWLLGDVIFVPPPVQSFLSIGDIILFLGILLLIQNIIAGKPERKAS, encoded by the coding sequence ATGATATTGCTGATCCTGTTGTTTGTCGCCGCCGTCGGCATTGGCCTGATCCGGGGCGGCAGGATATCCAATCTGACCCATATTAAAATCAGGCGTCCGTGGCTGATCTTTCTATCTGTTCTTGTCGAATATATTTTGATCTATCTGATGAGAAATACGTCCCGGATCACCCAGCCCCTGGCATGCCTGTTTCTGTTTTTACAATATCTTCTGCTGTTTCTGTTTTTATGGGAGAATCGGATGCTTTCATACATCTGGCTGATTGGCATGGGCAGCTTTCTGAACTTCCTTGTCATCCTGGTCAACAAGGGCTCCATGCCCCTGTCAAAAGCAGCCATGACGGTGGACGCCAATTCCAGAAACATGCAGTATCTGGCAAATGGTAAATACCTGACCTATCACATTCTGAACAGCAACTCAAAACTGTGGTTGCTTGGAGATGTTATTTTTGTCCCTCCCCCGGTCCAATCCTTTCTCAGTATCGGAGATATAATTCTGTTCCTCGGTATCCTGCTGCTGATTCAGAATATCATAGCGGGAAAACCGGAAAGAAAAGCGTCGTGA
- a CDS encoding Hsp20/alpha crystallin family protein yields the protein MFGLTPYRNRRNMDVQRARDFFDPEYWFDNFFSDFPSLYDSNDQMKVDIRENDNDYVVEAELPGVKKDEINVELRDDRLTIAVQREDHNEEEDKDKNYIRRERRYSSMSRSFYVNGIKPEDVKAEFENGVLTLTLPKAEEQKKRDHRIQIN from the coding sequence ATGTTTGGATTAACACCGTATCGTAACAGAAGGAATATGGATGTTCAGAGGGCAAGAGACTTTTTCGATCCGGAGTATTGGTTCGATAACTTCTTCAGCGACTTCCCGAGCCTGTATGATTCCAATGATCAGATGAAGGTTGATATCCGGGAGAATGATAATGACTATGTCGTTGAAGCAGAACTGCCCGGTGTGAAAAAGGATGAAATCAATGTAGAACTGCGGGACGACAGATTGACCATTGCCGTTCAGAGAGAAGATCACAACGAAGAGGAGGATAAGGATAAGAACTACATTCGCAGGGAGCGCAGATATAGCTCCATGAGCAGAAGTTTTTACGTAAATGGTATCAAGCCGGAGGATGTAAAGGCAGAATTTGAAAATGGTGTCCTGACACTGACTTTGCCAAAGGCGGAAGAACAGAAGAAAAGGGATCACCGGATTCAAATCAATTGA
- a CDS encoding Gfo/Idh/MocA family oxidoreductase — MKEYGIGIIGFGFMGKAHTYGYQTIPFYYRNLPFRTKLVGVCTAHPKTAQQAKELYGFSFATTDPNEIWNHPSVDIVHICTPNVFHKDQVIRALQAGKHVYCEKPLTTSYRDAKEIVSILDGTDAITQMTFQNRFLPAVLRAKELLKEGRLGRILSFRACYLHSGSVDPDQPIGWRQDKAMGGGVLFDLGSHVLDIIYYLIGKYQSILAKNTVLYPQRPAPDGTRKEITAEDQSLMLVQMKNGSTGVIEASKIATGMNDEMRFEIHGDRGAIRFHLMDPSYLEFYDNTKPDQPIGGERGFTRIETVQRFPEPGGAFVSPKAPIGWIRGHVHCLYSFLNCVYEGKQASPSLRDGAYIQYVMEKAFESDRTSRWVEL; from the coding sequence ATGAAAGAATATGGAATTGGAATCATTGGCTTTGGTTTCATGGGAAAAGCCCATACTTACGGGTATCAGACCATTCCGTTTTATTACAGAAATTTGCCCTTCCGGACTAAACTTGTGGGCGTCTGCACTGCTCATCCGAAAACAGCACAGCAGGCAAAGGAGCTTTACGGCTTCTCCTTTGCAACCACGGACCCCAATGAGATATGGAACCATCCTTCGGTGGACATCGTTCATATCTGCACTCCCAATGTGTTTCACAAAGATCAGGTGATCCGGGCATTACAGGCCGGAAAGCACGTCTACTGTGAAAAGCCGCTGACCACCAGCTACCGGGATGCAAAGGAGATCGTATCCATCCTGGACGGGACAGATGCCATCACCCAGATGACATTTCAGAACCGCTTCCTTCCTGCTGTCCTGCGGGCAAAGGAGCTGTTGAAGGAAGGCAGGCTGGGACGGATCCTTTCTTTCCGTGCGTGCTATCTGCATTCCGGTTCCGTGGACCCGGATCAGCCCATCGGCTGGAGACAGGACAAGGCAATGGGCGGCGGAGTTCTTTTCGACCTGGGATCCCATGTGCTGGATATCATCTATTATCTGATCGGCAAATATCAAAGTATTCTGGCAAAGAACACCGTTCTGTACCCGCAGCGTCCGGCTCCGGACGGCACAAGAAAAGAGATCACTGCAGAGGATCAGTCCCTGATGCTGGTTCAGATGAAAAATGGAAGTACCGGGGTAATCGAAGCGTCGAAAATCGCCACGGGAATGAACGACGAGATGCGATTTGAAATTCATGGCGACCGGGGAGCCATCCGGTTCCATCTCATGGATCCCAGTTATCTGGAGTTTTATGACAACACAAAACCGGATCAGCCCATCGGCGGAGAAAGGGGATTTACCCGCATTGAAACGGTCCAGCGTTTTCCCGAGCCGGGCGGGGCATTTGTTTCCCCCAAGGCACCCATCGGATGGATCCGCGGACATGTCCACTGTCTCTACAGCTTTCTGAACTGCGTTTATGAAGGCAAACAGGCCAGCCCTTCCCTGCGGGACGGAGCCTATATTCAATATGTCATGGAAAAGGCCTTTGAGTCCGATCGAACCTCCCGCTGGGTGGAACTATGA
- a CDS encoding DegV family protein, producing the protein MKFKILADSSCDVTEDLQKKTGVELIPLTMRLGEKIYKDDKSLDIREYIKAMKEYKSHPKTSCPSIQDFMDKFREGDNVFVVTISSRLSGTYNAAVQAKNIIREELSDKFIHVFDSKSAAIGETMVHLKIHEYIKKNLENAEIVEKVTRYIEEMKTFFLLEDLDNLTKAGRLNPIVAKAANILSIKPVMGAHDGSIRLVSKVRGYKRAFQRLIDVIGEEGTHLEDKVLGISHCNCLHRAQRLKEEIQKRYPFKDIIIAEMGGLSSTYANQGGLVIAF; encoded by the coding sequence ATGAAATTTAAAATATTGGCAGACAGCAGCTGTGATGTAACAGAGGATTTACAGAAAAAAACAGGCGTTGAGCTGATTCCGCTCACCATGCGCCTGGGTGAAAAAATATACAAAGATGATAAAAGCCTGGACATCAGGGAATATATTAAAGCCATGAAGGAATACAAAAGCCATCCGAAAACCTCCTGCCCGTCCATTCAGGATTTTATGGATAAGTTCCGGGAAGGTGACAATGTCTTTGTCGTCACCATTTCCTCCAGGCTCAGCGGGACCTATAATGCCGCCGTACAGGCAAAAAATATCATCCGGGAAGAGCTCAGTGATAAATTTATCCACGTTTTTGATTCCAAAAGTGCTGCAATCGGCGAAACCATGGTTCATCTTAAAATTCATGAATATATAAAGAAGAATCTGGAAAACGCCGAAATCGTGGAAAAGGTCACCCGATATATTGAAGAGATGAAGACCTTCTTTTTGCTGGAGGACCTGGACAACCTGACAAAGGCCGGCAGGCTGAATCCCATTGTAGCCAAAGCGGCAAACATTCTTTCCATCAAGCCCGTCATGGGCGCCCATGACGGATCCATCCGCCTGGTCAGCAAGGTAAGGGGCTACAAAAGGGCGTTTCAGCGCCTGATCGATGTTATAGGGGAGGAAGGAACCCATCTGGAGGACAAGGTATTGGGCATCTCGCACTGCAACTGTCTTCACAGGGCGCAGAGACTGAAGGAAGAGATCCAGAAGAGATACCCCTTCAAGGACATTATCATTGCGGAAATGGGAGGCCTCAGTTCCACCTATGCGAATCAGGGCGGATTGGTCATTGCATTTTGA
- a CDS encoding LysR family transcriptional regulator, with protein sequence MIDPKLYTLLAVVEYNSYTRAAEHLSLTQPAVTQHIKQLEKDLDIKIFNRVRNKIKPTNEGYIVIQYARRMISLYESMKQDIEDEQHHIRRLTVGMTHTSESNAVAEVLGKFSAKSPGTNITIVTDSINNLYKKLKNYELDLAVVEGRIEDESIHSLLLDTDSLVLVVSNNNPLAKRSMVTIDELKQQPLILRSPSSGTRNLFTAKLESHNLSLNDFNVIMEVDNIATIKDLIRRDIGVSILSRSVCLDELKKGKITVLPIENLSMIREVNILYHNDFKHVDILRNIMKEYRKVKGFYAS encoded by the coding sequence ATGATTGATCCAAAACTGTATACATTGCTGGCAGTGGTTGAGTATAACAGTTATACCCGTGCGGCAGAGCATCTTTCCCTGACGCAGCCGGCTGTAACCCAGCATATCAAACAATTGGAAAAGGATCTGGATATCAAAATATTCAATCGTGTCCGGAACAAGATAAAGCCCACAAATGAGGGGTATATCGTCATTCAGTATGCCCGGCGGATGATCAGTCTGTATGAGTCCATGAAACAGGACATCGAGGATGAACAGCATCATATCCGCCGTCTGACCGTTGGAATGACACACACGTCGGAGAGCAATGCTGTAGCAGAAGTGCTGGGCAAATTCAGTGCAAAGAGTCCGGGCACCAACATAACAATAGTCACTGACTCCATAAATAATCTTTATAAAAAGCTGAAGAATTATGAGCTGGATCTGGCTGTTGTGGAAGGGAGGATCGAGGATGAAAGCATCCATTCCCTGCTGCTGGATACCGATTCTCTGGTGCTGGTGGTATCGAATAACAATCCTCTGGCAAAAAGAAGCATGGTAACCATCGACGAGCTGAAACAGCAGCCGTTGATTTTACGCAGTCCGTCCTCCGGGACCAGGAATCTTTTTACGGCGAAACTGGAAAGCCATAATCTGTCTCTCAATGATTTCAATGTTATCATGGAAGTGGATAACATTGCAACGATCAAGGATCTGATCCGGCGGGATATCGGCGTTTCCATCCTCTCCCGCAGTGTGTGTCTGGATGAGCTGAAGAAGGGGAAGATCACGGTTCTGCCTATTGAGAATCTCAGTATGATACGGGAAGTCAATATTCTGTATCACAATGATTTCAAGCATGTGGATATCCTGCGCAATATTATGAAGGAATACAGAAAGGTAAAAGGGTTCTACGCTTCCTAG